In Bacteroidota bacterium, a single window of DNA contains:
- a CDS encoding Ig-like domain-containing protein: MKNLFSLKNLFKSSLVICFLSFGNIQAQQICATPPAGCASTDYSNYGINSDTIAATIEYDNMVSGFHATLVRNSDGTYSAWGQNAAYQGGGTNHLLSPLEINSTNYPGLTGQILRVSLGSEAGGTNANVHQFIVLTTHGLFAWGREGEVLDGSITSATTFQKLTINSNAMGLPSGVTPSDIRMLFATYHTLAITTCGGDVWVISQDGSCRGNNNTGNATTWYRVKTGSGASAFLKDIVACRGTNKGLFALDKNDDIWTWGEDVYIGNNTNENTQNYATKMTKPSLGAGKRIKMIGMSRNNDDSRQSYFVLSSSGDLYALGNNTNGQLGDFTTTRRRSWVQCEYTDNTTYMTDIAWFSPNEHDKGEANSNSTSAINAVNRSKMIYGWGGNDGRMLGRGSGANSDPAIPDGINNTPSGVPLQRDSILVVETGGHTSMVVKQCDPNFGYVGHRIHGSMGNGSGTNTNETSYTYATAPVQICGVPSKPDINFKPKIILGGSGNCYETEFVLSSTDTNATFRIISQIPSGIASIDKDTMLIFTAPGRVKVEAKTKTVCGDLLDTAEYKVVRCKFTAPDYNVGLINTSVTGDISINDQIAYSPNPYKIAPTLVSSPSGSSPSINLDSSGTYTFSADIAGTYVYTIAICNPGQVSGCQVEYLTIYLKDLTTLDNPPAAATDIGFLKTNYNSDITLKTLANDQSGNPNTNIDTSSVSIVWGTPNPITQGSLVVNADGSIKFTPVSGFVGDITYGYEVCDNASPAKCAQGIQKIFVLGDSTQNTTLAVTDYFESSRNNQISGNVKTNDSDPEGNTQTITLQTSTVAGVGVFSVAANGAFTFTPATGFWGIASFTYQTCDNGTPSACANSRIHFMVDNRYTEQDMNATTIRTSVSGNVSTNDNLPAGYEYSLASADPSNPLGASGSVSSDGSYTFSSPNPGLYRFTINACTPSPIQVCIPELITINVSDSRVNSNNPTTNPDMAVMYGHDVSPTTLTINVRANDAISNIFGKVGSLRTLDAPTISVAAKNSQSLTVNGSGNIEYRPNNGFYGNDTFFYNVCDTSTSTCQDAMVVITVNAPSTPGMTVASDDYIYTFSSTPISVSAAKGLLANDFSNASGTWSISPQNVNDPVYGVFTINGDGSYSYTPSPFFDTGTLVIPYQVCKGTACAEATLYIQVFDLTLLPVELIKFTPVPYEKQVDVLWTTAGELNNDFFTIERSYNKQEWIFVGNMKGAGTSYTENNYSLIDYTTPEPLVYYKISQTDYDGNRKDLRIAKLQKDLALAGGVLIFPNPCYNELNLSGLQTSNLSYEIYNSFGQVVLSSNGGMGEDVKIDVSSLAQGSYFIRIYDKGTIKVKAAFVKLD; the protein is encoded by the coding sequence ATGAAAAATCTTTTCTCACTCAAAAACCTCTTCAAAAGCAGTTTAGTTATTTGCTTTTTGAGTTTTGGAAACATACAAGCACAACAAATTTGTGCTACACCACCCGCTGGTTGCGCCAGTACGGATTATAGCAATTATGGTATCAATTCCGATACAATTGCAGCAACAATTGAATATGACAATATGGTGTCCGGATTCCATGCTACTTTAGTACGAAATTCCGATGGTACATATTCCGCTTGGGGACAGAATGCAGCATACCAAGGCGGTGGCACTAATCATTTGCTGTCACCACTAGAGATTAATTCTACAAATTACCCCGGACTAACCGGTCAAATACTTAGGGTTTCATTAGGTTCGGAAGCGGGCGGAACTAATGCGAATGTTCATCAATTTATTGTATTAACCACCCACGGCTTATTTGCTTGGGGCAGAGAAGGAGAAGTATTGGATGGCTCGATTACCAGTGCTACTACTTTCCAAAAACTTACTATTAATTCAAATGCTATGGGTTTGCCAAGTGGAGTAACACCATCTGATATTCGCATGTTATTTGCCACCTATCATACTTTGGCTATCACAACTTGTGGAGGAGATGTGTGGGTCATTTCACAAGATGGCAGTTGCCGTGGAAACAACAATACCGGAAATGCCACTACTTGGTATCGCGTAAAAACAGGAAGTGGTGCCAGTGCTTTTCTGAAAGACATTGTTGCATGTCGCGGGACTAATAAGGGTTTGTTTGCCTTAGACAAAAATGATGACATTTGGACTTGGGGTGAAGATGTGTATATAGGAAATAATACAAATGAAAATACTCAAAATTATGCTACTAAAATGACCAAACCCAGCTTAGGTGCCGGCAAGCGAATTAAAATGATCGGTATGTCGAGAAATAACGATGATTCGCGCCAATCATATTTTGTTTTGTCTTCTTCTGGAGATTTATATGCCTTGGGTAATAATACAAATGGTCAACTAGGTGACTTCACCACAACTCGAAGACGGAGTTGGGTGCAGTGTGAATATACTGACAATACCACTTATATGACTGATATAGCCTGGTTTAGCCCCAATGAACATGATAAGGGAGAAGCTAATTCTAATTCTACTTCTGCAATCAATGCAGTAAACCGAAGCAAGATGATTTATGGATGGGGCGGCAATGACGGCAGAATGCTTGGACGAGGTTCCGGAGCTAATTCTGATCCCGCTATTCCTGATGGTATTAACAATACACCTTCCGGTGTTCCTTTACAACGAGATTCAATCCTTGTGGTAGAAACCGGGGGGCATACTAGCATGGTGGTAAAACAATGTGACCCAAATTTTGGCTATGTTGGTCATAGGATACACGGAAGTATGGGAAACGGAAGTGGCACAAATACTAATGAAACTTCTTATACATACGCTACCGCACCAGTTCAAATCTGCGGAGTACCCAGCAAACCTGATATAAACTTTAAACCAAAAATAATTTTAGGGGGAAGCGGCAATTGCTATGAAACAGAGTTTGTGTTATCCAGCACGGACACTAATGCCACATTTAGGATAATAAGTCAAATTCCATCAGGTATTGCAAGTATTGATAAAGATACGATGTTAATTTTTACTGCTCCCGGCAGAGTCAAAGTAGAAGCTAAAACAAAAACTGTATGTGGAGATCTGTTAGATACGGCAGAATACAAGGTAGTTCGTTGTAAGTTTACCGCTCCCGATTATAATGTCGGACTTATTAATACATCTGTTACCGGAGATATTTCCATAAATGACCAGATAGCATATTCTCCAAACCCTTATAAGATTGCTCCAACATTAGTGTCTTCACCTTCCGGAAGCAGCCCTTCAATAAATCTTGATTCCAGTGGCACCTATACATTCAGTGCAGATATAGCCGGTACTTATGTATATACCATAGCGATATGTAACCCGGGACAGGTATCCGGTTGTCAGGTAGAATATTTAACAATATACTTAAAAGATTTGACCACTTTGGACAACCCACCTGCAGCAGCAACAGATATTGGCTTTTTGAAAACAAACTATAATTCGGATATTACTTTGAAGACATTGGCAAATGACCAATCAGGCAATCCAAACACAAATATAGACACAAGTTCTGTATCTATTGTTTGGGGAACACCCAATCCTATAACTCAGGGTTCATTGGTTGTCAACGCAGATGGCAGCATTAAGTTTACGCCTGTTTCAGGTTTTGTAGGGGACATCACTTATGGGTACGAAGTGTGTGATAACGCTTCGCCTGCAAAATGTGCTCAGGGTATTCAAAAAATCTTTGTATTGGGAGATTCAACACAAAACACAACACTTGCCGTAACAGACTATTTTGAATCTTCCAGAAACAACCAAATATCCGGCAATGTCAAAACCAATGACAGCGACCCCGAAGGAAACACACAAACAATAACACTTCAGACTAGTACAGTAGCAGGTGTTGGGGTATTTAGTGTTGCTGCAAACGGTGCATTTACATTTACACCGGCAACCGGTTTTTGGGGTATAGCCAGCTTTACCTATCAGACCTGCGACAATGGCACACCTTCAGCGTGCGCAAACTCCAGAATTCACTTTATGGTAGATAACCGATATACAGAACAAGACATGAACGCAACCACCATCAGAACAAGTGTGAGTGGAAACGTTTCTACCAACGACAATCTCCCGGCAGGCTATGAATATAGCTTAGCGAGTGCAGACCCCTCTAACCCTCTGGGAGCAAGCGGAAGTGTAAGTTCTGATGGCTCTTATACATTTTCATCACCCAATCCGGGCTTGTATCGTTTTACTATTAATGCTTGCACACCTTCTCCAATCCAAGTATGCATTCCGGAACTCATAACTATCAATGTATCTGACTCTCGTGTAAACTCAAACAATCCCACTACTAACCCAGATATGGCAGTTATGTATGGACACGATGTAAGCCCAACAACTCTAACAATCAATGTGAGGGCTAATGATGCCATTTCTAACATCTTTGGCAAAGTTGGAAGTTTACGTACTTTGGATGCTCCTACCATATCAGTTGCTGCCAAGAACAGTCAATCACTGACTGTTAATGGTAGTGGTAATATTGAATACAGACCTAATAATGGTTTTTATGGCAATGATACTTTCTTTTATAATGTTTGTGACACATCCACCAGCACCTGTCAAGACGCAATGGTAGTAATTACCGTAAATGCACCTTCCACTCCGGGAATGACGGTTGCAAGTGATGATTATATATATACTTTCAGTAGTACACCCATAAGTGTAAGTGCAGCCAAGGGTTTATTGGCTAATGATTTTTCTAATGCATCCGGTACATGGTCTATTTCGCCTCAAAATGTGAATGACCCTGTATATGGCGTATTTACTATTAATGGTGATGGAAGTTATAGTTATACACCCTCTCCGTTTTTTGACACCGGTACGTTAGTTATTCCATATCAGGTATGTAAGGGAACAGCATGTGCAGAAGCTACTTTGTATATTCAGGTTTTTGATTTGACACTCTTGCCCGTAGAACTCATTAAATTCACACCTGTTCCTTACGAAAAGCAAGTAGATGTACTTTGGACAACGGCAGGTGAGTTAAACAATGACTTCTTTACCATTGAAAGGAGCTACAATAAACAAGAATGGATATTTGTCGGCAATATGAAAGGTGCCGGTACAAGCTACACTGAGAATAATTACTCTTTGATTGATTATACAACACCTGAACCTTTGGTTTATTATAAAATTTCTCAAACCGATTATGACGGTAACAGAAAGGACTTGAGAATAGCAAAACTCCAAAAAGACCTTGCTCTCGCAGGAGGGGTACTTATTTTCCCAAATCCATGTTATAATGAACTTAATTTGAGTGGTTTGCAAACCAGCAATTTGAGTTATGAAATTTATAATTCATTCGGCCAGGTTGTTTTGTCAAGCAATGGTGGCATGGGTGAAGATGTTAAAATTGACGTAAGCAGTCTTGCTCAGGGTTCTTATTTTATTAGAATCTATGATAAAGGGACTATAAAGGTCAAAGCTGCTTTTGTCAAATTAGATTAG